TTGAAGGAAAGGTCGCGCCGCAGCCCGGCGACGCCGAGCGCGCGGGCGAGCACTGATCAGCGAAGCCATCCCGGCGGCGCGCCCGCGCGGCGTGCTTCTTCGCGAAGGCCGGCAATCTGTGCCTCGATTCCGGCGAGTTCCTTTTCGAGCCGCTCTTTTTTCTGACCGCGCTCGTAGAGCGCCTTGCGCGTGTAGAAGCCCTGCACGTTGATGGGAGCGGCATCGTCGAGCTTTGCCAGCTCCGCCTCGATGCGCCGCTTTTTCGCTTCCAATTTTTCCTTGCGACGCTGCCACCATTGTTCGTCGTGACCGTCGCGGTCGCGCCCGAGTGGCGCGGCGCGCGCTGCATCCCCGGCGGCGGGCCCGGAACTCTCGTCAGCGCCCGCTTCGGGCTCTGGCTCGGGAATATCGCCCGCTGGCGCGGCGCGCGCGGGTAGCTCAATTGTTTTCTTTTCGGTGCGGTATTCGGGCGGGATCTTCGCTTCGGAATCGACGAAGTGAAGATTGCCCTGGGCGTCGGTGTAGGAAAAAACTTCCGCGCGCGCCCCGGAGAGCGGCGCGGCAATCAGCGCGACAAGCAGAACGCTCAGAAGTTGCCGCCGCACCTGATCGCCCTGGTTGCGGAAGGGACAAGTCCCTATTCCACCCAGCTCCCCGGCACGCCGGCGGCTTCGGCCTTCCTGGGCAGGTCCGCCAGCTCGCGCTCGACCTGCGAGAGCTCGGCGCGCAGCTTGTCGAGGTCCTCGCGAAGCATGTTGTTGTGCTCGGCCACGACCGGGTCGAATTCGCCGCCGGTATTGGGGCTGATCTCGCCCTCGGCGCGCTCGATGCTCTGTTCGAGCTTCGCGCGGCGCTCTTCGAGCTGTTTCTTGAGGCCTTCCCAGTATTCGCGCGTCTTGAGCTGCTCATCGGTCGGGCCGGTGCCCGCCTCGCCGATGGTCTTGGGCCCGTCGGTCGGGCAACGAACGCCCTTGACCCAGCCGGGGTTGCCGCCCGCCTTGCGCACGGTGTTGGGAAGTTCATCGATCTCTGCCTGCAGTTCGATCTGCCGCTCGGTCAGCCGCTTGATCTCGGCCTGGATTTCGTAGAGCGCCTTGAGCCCGGCGGCCTGATCGGTGTTCACCGCGCCACGTGCGTTGAGCGTATCGAGTCGCTTGGTGACTTCCGCCAGTTCGTTTCGGATGCGCTCAAGCTCGGTGCACCAGTAGGCCTGCGTGCGCCCCTCGTTGTCGCCCAGGGCGCTGCGCGTGGACTGGCCCGAGGGGACCGGCGAGGGCCCGTTGCGCCCGCGCGTGGGCGTGCGCCCCTGGTAAGTCTGCACCTTCTCGCCGCTGATCGACTTGATCTGCTCGCGATACTGTTCGGGCACCTTGTTGATGCTCTCGACGTAGTGAACATTGCCGGCCTCATCGACGTAGCGATAGAGCTCGGCATGAGCCGGCGCGGCCCAGACGAGCACGGCCAGCAGCAGGCCCCAGAACAACCCCGTGACCCCGGGGCGGCGAGAGTCTTTTGCGCGAATCTGCATGGGGGCAAGTATATGCGTTTTCGAGTCCCCTCGCCTAGCGACCGACAGTGGCCTGCCTCTGATAGTAGAGGGGATGGCGCTCGGGCCAGGTCGGAGGAATCGGACTCGCTTGCCCATCGCAATTTCCGTCGAGAACCCACTCAGGCGCATCTCCAGCAGCCAGCGCGTCCTTGCGCAAATGCGCAGCCTCCATGATGGCGTCGTCTGCGGCCTTGCCGGCGTTGTAGACCTCGAGGGTTTCGCCGTTCGCCTTGTACTTCGACCCGTAGCGCTTCATTTTGGTTGTATATCGCCCGTCTGCCGCATTGTATCCGGTGACCCGGCGGGACGAGGTCGAACCGCTGTAGGTCCGCTTCCCGATCACCCTGCGCTCAGCCGCCTGCGCACTGGTCTGTTCTTCCAGAGCAGCGGAGATTTCTTCGCACCAGGCAAACCAGGCTTTCCCCGACAGGTCATAAATCGCCAGATTTGGAGGCCCCTCATACTTGGGGCCAGCCGGTGGCTCCG
The sequence above is a segment of the Chrysiogenia bacterium genome. Coding sequences within it:
- a CDS encoding DUF4124 domain-containing protein — protein: MQIRAKDSRRPGVTGLFWGLLLAVLVWAAPAHAELYRYVDEAGNVHYVESINKVPEQYREQIKSISGEKVQTYQGRTPTRGRNGPSPVPSGQSTRSALGDNEGRTQAYWCTELERIRNELAEVTKRLDTLNARGAVNTDQAAGLKALYEIQAEIKRLTERQIELQAEIDELPNTVRKAGGNPGWVKGVRCPTDGPKTIGEAGTGPTDEQLKTREYWEGLKKQLEERRAKLEQSIERAEGEISPNTGGEFDPVVAEHNNMLREDLDKLRAELSQVERELADLPRKAEAAGVPGSWVE